In one Meles meles chromosome 17, mMelMel3.1 paternal haplotype, whole genome shotgun sequence genomic region, the following are encoded:
- the SLAMF8 gene encoding SLAM family member 8 isoform X2 → MFWIWVVEGVCWPLGRRMALWSLWSLLLWEASSAQVHGQVGGSVLLVAERPAGFQVREAIWRSLWPSEELLATFFHGAPETLYHSRFLGRAQLHNNLSLELQPLESGDSGNFSVLLVDTGGRARTQVLQLKVYDVVPRPVVQVFIAVPGEAQPPKTCQAFLSCWAPNISDITYSWRREGTIDFGMEPSDLFTDGQVLRVSLGPGDKSVTYSCVVSNPVSWDLATVTPWESCHREAAPGNSSYKDVLLVVVPVSLLLPLAALLSAWHSCYSGKKQKDVCNDRVTPETENPLV, encoded by the exons ATGTTCTGGATTTGGGTTGTTGAAGGAGTCTGCTGGCCTCTCGGGAGAAGGATGGCCCTGTGGTccctgtggagcctgcttctctgggaAG CCTCCAGTGCCCAAGTGCACGGCCAGGTTGGGGGCTCCGTCCTGCTGGTGGCAGAGCGCCCTGCCGGCTTCCAAGTCCGAGAGGCCATCTGGAGATCTCTCTGGCCTTCCGAGGAGCTCCTGGCCACATTTTTCCACGGCGCTCCAGAGACTCTGTACCACTCCCGCTTCCTGGGCCGAGCCCAGCTGCACAACAACCTCAGCCTGGAGCTCCAACCACTGGAGTCTGGAGACAGCGGCAACTTCTCCGTGCTGCTGGTGGACACGGGTGGTCGGGCCCGGACCCAGGTCCTGCAGCTCAAGGTGTACG ATGTGGTGCCCAGACCCGTGGTACAAGTGTTCATCGCTGTACCAGGAGAGGCTCAGCCACCCAAGACCTGCCAGGCGTTCCTGTCCTGTTGGGCCCCCAACATCAGTGACATAACCTATAGCTGGCGACGAGAAGGGACCATTGACTTTGGGATGGAGCCAAGCGACCTCTTCACGGACGGACAGGTGCTGAGGGTTTCACTGGGCCCAGGAGACAAGAGCGTGACCTATTCCTGCGTTGTCTCTAACCCTGTCAGCTGGGACTTGGCCACAGTCACCCCTTGGGAGAGCTGCCATCGTGAGGCAG CCCCAGGAAATTCCTCCTACAAGGatgtgctgctggtggtggtgcCCGTCTCCCTGCTCTTGCCCCTGgctgctctcctctctgcctggcaCTCCTGCTACTCAG
- the SLAMF8 gene encoding SLAM family member 8 isoform X1 — MFWIWVVEGVCWPLGRRMALWSLWSLLLWEALLPTAASSAQVHGQVGGSVLLVAERPAGFQVREAIWRSLWPSEELLATFFHGAPETLYHSRFLGRAQLHNNLSLELQPLESGDSGNFSVLLVDTGGRARTQVLQLKVYDVVPRPVVQVFIAVPGEAQPPKTCQAFLSCWAPNISDITYSWRREGTIDFGMEPSDLFTDGQVLRVSLGPGDKSVTYSCVVSNPVSWDLATVTPWESCHREAAPGNSSYKDVLLVVVPVSLLLPLAALLSAWHSCYSGKKQKDVCNDRVTPETENPLV; from the exons ATGTTCTGGATTTGGGTTGTTGAAGGAGTCTGCTGGCCTCTCGGGAGAAGGATGGCCCTGTGGTccctgtggagcctgcttctctgggaAG CGCTTCTTCCCACCGCAGCCTCCAGTGCCCAAGTGCACGGCCAGGTTGGGGGCTCCGTCCTGCTGGTGGCAGAGCGCCCTGCCGGCTTCCAAGTCCGAGAGGCCATCTGGAGATCTCTCTGGCCTTCCGAGGAGCTCCTGGCCACATTTTTCCACGGCGCTCCAGAGACTCTGTACCACTCCCGCTTCCTGGGCCGAGCCCAGCTGCACAACAACCTCAGCCTGGAGCTCCAACCACTGGAGTCTGGAGACAGCGGCAACTTCTCCGTGCTGCTGGTGGACACGGGTGGTCGGGCCCGGACCCAGGTCCTGCAGCTCAAGGTGTACG ATGTGGTGCCCAGACCCGTGGTACAAGTGTTCATCGCTGTACCAGGAGAGGCTCAGCCACCCAAGACCTGCCAGGCGTTCCTGTCCTGTTGGGCCCCCAACATCAGTGACATAACCTATAGCTGGCGACGAGAAGGGACCATTGACTTTGGGATGGAGCCAAGCGACCTCTTCACGGACGGACAGGTGCTGAGGGTTTCACTGGGCCCAGGAGACAAGAGCGTGACCTATTCCTGCGTTGTCTCTAACCCTGTCAGCTGGGACTTGGCCACAGTCACCCCTTGGGAGAGCTGCCATCGTGAGGCAG CCCCAGGAAATTCCTCCTACAAGGatgtgctgctggtggtggtgcCCGTCTCCCTGCTCTTGCCCCTGgctgctctcctctctgcctggcaCTCCTGCTACTCAG